A window of the Acidovorax sp. YS12 genome harbors these coding sequences:
- a CDS encoding hydroxymethylglutaryl-CoA lyase yields the protein MNTPSRVRIIDVGPRDGLQNEKQAVPSDVKIGLVQRLQDAGLREIEVTSYVSPKWVPQMADNHAVMSGIARRAGVRYSVLTPNLKGWEAAVADRPDEIVVFGAASEAFSQKNINCSIAESIERFAPVAEAARAAGVAVRGAMSCTVGCPYEGEIAPERVAYLAGLMKGIGVQRVDVADTIGVGTPLKVQRAIAAALQHYELDAVSGHFHDTYGQALSNTLAALELGVWNFQSSVAGLGGCPYAKGATGNVATEDLVYLLHGMGIETGIDLDKLVDAGAYISDFLGRKSGSRVAVALLNKRAG from the coding sequence ATGAACACCCCCTCCCGCGTACGCATCATCGACGTAGGCCCGCGCGACGGCCTGCAGAATGAGAAGCAGGCCGTGCCCAGCGACGTCAAGATCGGCCTGGTGCAGCGCCTGCAGGACGCCGGTCTGCGCGAGATCGAGGTGACCAGCTACGTCAGCCCCAAGTGGGTGCCGCAGATGGCGGACAACCACGCCGTCATGTCCGGCATCGCGCGCCGGGCGGGCGTGCGCTACAGCGTGCTCACGCCCAACCTCAAGGGCTGGGAGGCGGCCGTGGCCGACCGGCCCGACGAAATCGTCGTCTTCGGCGCCGCCAGCGAGGCGTTCAGCCAGAAAAACATCAACTGCTCCATCGCCGAGAGCATCGAGCGCTTCGCGCCGGTGGCCGAGGCGGCGCGCGCCGCGGGCGTGGCCGTGCGCGGCGCCATGAGCTGCACCGTGGGCTGCCCCTACGAGGGCGAGATCGCGCCCGAGCGCGTGGCCTACCTGGCGGGGCTGATGAAGGGCATCGGCGTGCAGCGCGTGGACGTGGCCGACACCATCGGCGTGGGCACGCCGCTGAAGGTGCAGCGCGCCATCGCGGCGGCGCTGCAGCACTACGAACTCGATGCCGTGTCGGGCCACTTCCACGACACCTACGGCCAGGCGCTGTCGAACACGCTGGCGGCGCTGGAGCTGGGCGTGTGGAACTTCCAGTCCTCGGTGGCGGGCCTGGGCGGCTGCCCCTATGCCAAGGGCGCCACGGGCAACGTGGCCACCGAGGACCTGGTGTACCTGCTGCACGGCATGGGCATCGAGACCGGCATCGACCTGGACAAGCTGGTCGATGCGGGCGCGTACATCAGCGATTTCCTCGGCCGCAAGAGCGGCTCGCGCGTGGCCGTGGCGCTGCTGAACAAGCGCGCGGGGTGA
- a CDS encoding DUF1289 domain-containing protein — protein MKATKLLAAHACQISAAGQFDPQSTEPVPSPCVSVCRMSADRSHCEGCFRTLDDIRAWSQAGNGERRAIWAQALRRAGIALPQGLA, from the coding sequence ATGAAAGCTACCAAATTGCTAGCTGCCCACGCTTGCCAGATAAGCGCTGCAGGCCAATTCGATCCACAAAGCACGGAACCCGTACCCTCGCCCTGCGTCTCGGTGTGCCGCATGAGCGCCGACCGCAGCCACTGCGAGGGGTGCTTTCGCACGCTCGACGACATTCGCGCCTGGTCCCAGGCCGGCAACGGCGAGCGGCGCGCCATCTGGGCCCAGGCCCTGCGGCGTGCGGGCATTGCGCTGCCCCAAGGACTGGCATGA
- a CDS encoding GGDEF domain-containing protein — MKLLRIYLLLGLLLGHWAAAWAAPIVLDAHPRGLLLCETGQLQWLADAGGTLTLDDVRAPAQAARFAPAPHPQRRGGGAQAHWFKVELTQRAATGDWVLATHTTALKDVRFYGPFDAAGQALAPPVHTGLSQPFATRPLDSERYLLRLQLPSPGTYTVYARLLNETAATLDLSVWDTAEYLQWRQHKRLFDGICYGILLALLVYNLVLAAIFRDPAYGFYIGQCAFALLTLASFNGHAAHYLWSGWPWWSERGNVVLPSLWLLLGTLFARSFLETRQVPWLDRLVQAVAVLAVGTALLGLAGRFGMAQMLNELLACAGALLATVAAVVTMWRGFVPARWYLGGQALLFLSVLGVVLVNWQVIDAPFVLANGLQIGVAAEMVVFAIALSSRISSLRASQAMLRLHAEHLAQAAATDPLTGLANRTGLAQSATRMLADGLPHALMLLDLDRFKPINDRYGHDAGDMVLRAVATRLQAQVRAADVVARLGGDEFVILLADPLPGERLAALAQDLAEAVRQPVDFQGQALAVGVSTGIACSPRDGHTLTALMRSADQAMYQAKQTRSGYAFQTAS; from the coding sequence ATGAAGCTGCTTCGCATCTATCTGCTGCTGGGCCTCCTGCTGGGCCATTGGGCGGCTGCGTGGGCCGCGCCCATCGTGCTCGACGCGCACCCGCGCGGGCTGCTGCTGTGCGAAACCGGCCAGTTGCAATGGCTCGCCGACGCCGGCGGCACGCTGACGCTGGACGACGTGCGCGCACCAGCCCAGGCCGCGCGCTTCGCGCCCGCGCCGCACCCGCAGCGCCGCGGCGGCGGCGCGCAGGCCCACTGGTTCAAGGTGGAGCTGACACAGCGCGCGGCCACCGGCGACTGGGTGCTCGCCACGCACACCACGGCGCTCAAGGACGTGCGCTTCTACGGCCCGTTCGACGCCGCCGGCCAGGCGCTGGCGCCGCCGGTGCACACCGGCCTGTCGCAGCCCTTCGCCACCCGGCCGCTGGACAGCGAGCGCTATCTGCTGCGCCTGCAACTGCCCAGCCCGGGCACCTACACCGTCTACGCCCGGCTGCTGAACGAGACGGCCGCCACGCTCGACCTGTCGGTCTGGGACACCGCCGAATACCTGCAGTGGCGCCAGCACAAGCGGCTGTTCGACGGCATCTGCTACGGCATCCTGCTGGCGCTGCTGGTCTACAACCTGGTGCTCGCGGCCATCTTCCGCGACCCGGCCTACGGCTTCTACATCGGCCAGTGCGCGTTCGCCCTGCTGACGCTGGCCAGCTTCAACGGCCACGCGGCCCACTACCTGTGGAGCGGCTGGCCCTGGTGGTCCGAGCGCGGCAACGTGGTGCTGCCCAGCCTGTGGCTGCTCCTGGGCACGCTGTTCGCGCGCAGCTTCCTCGAAACGCGCCAGGTGCCCTGGCTGGACCGGCTGGTGCAGGCCGTCGCCGTGCTGGCGGTGGGCACGGCCCTGCTGGGCCTGGCCGGCCGCTTCGGCATGGCCCAGATGCTGAACGAGCTCCTGGCCTGCGCGGGCGCGCTGCTGGCCACGGTGGCGGCCGTGGTCACCATGTGGCGCGGCTTCGTGCCCGCGCGCTGGTACCTGGGCGGCCAGGCCCTGCTGTTCCTGTCGGTGCTGGGCGTGGTGCTGGTCAACTGGCAGGTCATCGACGCGCCGTTCGTGCTGGCCAACGGCCTGCAGATCGGCGTGGCGGCGGAAATGGTGGTGTTCGCCATTGCCCTGAGCAGCCGCATCAGCAGCCTGCGCGCGTCACAGGCCATGCTGCGCCTGCACGCCGAGCACCTGGCCCAGGCCGCCGCCACGGACCCGCTGACCGGCCTGGCCAACCGCACCGGCCTGGCGCAGAGCGCCACGCGCATGCTGGCCGACGGCCTTCCCCATGCGCTGATGCTGCTCGACCTGGACCGCTTCAAGCCCATCAACGACCGCTACGGGCACGACGCGGGCGACATGGTGCTGCGCGCCGTGGCCACGCGCCTGCAGGCCCAGGTGCGCGCCGCCGACGTGGTGGCCCGCCTGGGCGGCGACGAGTTCGTGATTTTGCTGGCAGACCCCTTGCCCGGGGAGCGCCTGGCGGCCCTGGCCCAGGACCTGGCCGAGGCGGTGCGGCAGCCGGTGGACTTCCAGGGCCAGGCGCTCGCCGTGGGTGTCAGCACGGGCATCGCCTGCAGCCCCCGGGATGGCCACACGCTCACGGCGCTGATGCGCAGCGCCGACCAGGCGATGTACCAGGCCAAGCAAACGCGCAGCGGGTACGCGTTTCAAACGGCCTCCTGA
- a CDS encoding efflux RND transporter permease subunit, with the protein MAQFFINRPIFAWVIAIVIMLAGALSIKTLPLEQYPEIAPPRVTIGTQYTGASAETVENSVTQILEQQIKGIDNMLYMNSTSNASGQSRITLTFAPGTNIDVAQVQVQNKIQGAVNRLPDTVKSRGVFINKGGQDFLVTYSFYSADPDMDEVDIGDYINSNLVDVIGRIEGVGDINVFGTFYAMRIWMDPAKMEKYRLMPSDLVNALNNQNAQVSAGQLGALPAVKNQQLNATITARTKLKTPEQFEAIVLKTATDGAVVTIKDVARVELAADNLSIQAKLNGMRGAGMGIILADGANAMAVSDAVAAKLAELKPYFPNKIDYFVSSDSTPFVRASIHEVAVALAEAMALVVLVMFLFLQNLRATLIPAIAVPVVLLGTFGVLSAAGYSINTLTMFAMVLAIGLLVDDAIVVVENVERVMHDTGQSAKEATRASMKEITPALVGIGVTLSAVFVPMAFFGGSTGVIYRQFSITIVAAMALSVFVALTLTPALCATILKPPVAQGHGPLRTGLLGVSDRFFRWFNHGFDATAARYQGTVAYTLRRTRRMVLVFIGVCAAVALLMHRLPTSFLPDEDQGFLYVNVNLPSGAADARLQDVLDQTRAYLLRQPEILSFYQVSGLNGDQSSARGFIRLKPWSERPLAAQSAAAVAQRATKELGAIRDARVIIVLPPAVRGLGASSGFNFMLKDINAVGHEALLAARDRVLDAMRQHGELTGVRTTNLEDATELRLDIDDRKAAALGLSYSDINSVLSSAMGGTYVNDFLNNSRVKRVYIQGDAPHRMLPQDIAKWTVRNQNGEMVPFGAFSRTYWAYGSPQLMRYNGSPAYEFEGRAAPGVSSGTAMQIVEDILKTLPPGIGYEWTGASLQERQSGAQAPLLYAISILFVFLCLAALYESWTVPLSVMLAVPLGVVGALLFTSLRGLTNDVYFQVGLLTTVGLAAKNAILIVEFAVQLQEQGRSVFDATVAAVRLRLRPILMTSLAFGFGVIPLAIGTGAGAGGRNAIGTAVLGGMAASTVLGIFLVPVFFLLVRSWFKSRSRHDDAPESAA; encoded by the coding sequence ATGGCGCAGTTCTTCATCAACCGGCCCATCTTCGCCTGGGTCATTGCCATCGTCATCATGCTCGCCGGGGCCCTGTCGATCAAGACGCTGCCCCTGGAGCAATACCCCGAGATCGCGCCGCCGCGCGTGACCATCGGCACGCAGTACACCGGCGCGTCGGCCGAGACGGTGGAAAACTCGGTCACGCAGATCCTGGAGCAGCAGATCAAGGGCATCGACAACATGCTCTACATGAACTCGACCAGCAATGCCTCGGGCCAGTCGCGCATCACGCTGACCTTCGCGCCAGGCACCAACATCGACGTGGCCCAGGTGCAGGTGCAGAACAAGATCCAGGGCGCGGTCAACCGCCTGCCCGACACCGTCAAGAGCCGGGGGGTGTTCATCAACAAGGGCGGGCAGGACTTCCTCGTTACCTACAGCTTCTATTCGGCCGATCCGGACATGGACGAGGTGGACATCGGCGACTACATCAACAGCAACCTCGTCGATGTGATCGGCCGCATCGAGGGCGTGGGCGACATCAACGTCTTCGGCACCTTCTACGCCATGCGCATCTGGATGGACCCGGCGAAGATGGAGAAGTACCGCCTGATGCCATCGGATCTGGTGAACGCGCTGAACAACCAGAACGCCCAGGTCTCGGCGGGCCAGCTGGGCGCGCTGCCGGCGGTGAAGAACCAGCAGCTCAACGCCACCATCACGGCGCGCACCAAGCTCAAGACGCCCGAGCAGTTCGAGGCCATCGTGCTCAAGACCGCCACCGACGGCGCGGTCGTGACCATCAAGGACGTGGCGCGCGTCGAACTCGCGGCCGACAACCTGTCCATCCAGGCCAAGCTCAACGGCATGCGCGGCGCGGGCATGGGCATCATCCTGGCCGACGGCGCGAACGCCATGGCCGTGTCCGACGCGGTGGCCGCCAAGCTGGCCGAGCTCAAGCCCTACTTCCCGAACAAGATCGACTACTTCGTCAGCTCCGACTCCACGCCCTTCGTGCGCGCGTCCATCCACGAGGTGGCCGTGGCGCTGGCCGAGGCCATGGCGCTGGTGGTGCTGGTGATGTTCCTGTTCCTGCAGAACCTGCGCGCCACGCTGATCCCGGCCATCGCCGTGCCAGTGGTGCTGCTGGGCACCTTCGGCGTGCTGTCGGCGGCGGGCTATTCCATCAACACGCTGACCATGTTCGCCATGGTGCTAGCCATCGGCCTGCTGGTGGACGACGCCATCGTCGTCGTCGAGAACGTGGAGCGCGTGATGCACGACACGGGCCAGTCGGCCAAGGAGGCCACGCGCGCCTCGATGAAGGAGATCACGCCGGCGCTGGTGGGCATCGGCGTCACGCTCTCCGCCGTGTTCGTGCCCATGGCCTTCTTCGGCGGCTCCACGGGGGTGATCTACCGCCAGTTCTCCATCACCATCGTCGCCGCCATGGCGCTGTCGGTGTTCGTGGCGCTCACGCTCACCCCGGCGCTGTGCGCCACCATCCTGAAGCCGCCGGTGGCCCAGGGCCACGGGCCGCTGCGCACCGGGCTGCTGGGCGTGTCGGACCGCTTCTTCCGCTGGTTCAACCACGGCTTCGACGCCACGGCCGCGCGCTACCAGGGCACCGTGGCCTACACGCTGCGCCGCACCAGGCGCATGGTGCTGGTCTTCATCGGCGTGTGCGCGGCGGTGGCACTGCTGATGCACCGGCTGCCCACCTCGTTCCTGCCCGACGAGGACCAGGGCTTCCTGTACGTGAACGTCAACCTGCCCTCCGGCGCCGCCGATGCGCGGCTGCAGGACGTGCTCGACCAGACGCGCGCGTACCTGCTGCGGCAGCCGGAGATCCTGAGCTTCTACCAGGTCTCGGGCCTGAACGGCGACCAGAGCTCGGCGCGCGGCTTCATCCGCCTCAAGCCCTGGAGCGAGCGCCCGCTGGCCGCGCAGTCGGCCGCCGCCGTGGCCCAGCGCGCGACCAAGGAGCTCGGCGCGATCCGCGACGCGCGCGTGATCATCGTGCTGCCGCCCGCCGTGCGCGGCCTGGGCGCGAGCTCGGGCTTCAACTTCATGCTCAAGGACATCAACGCCGTGGGCCACGAGGCGCTGCTGGCCGCGCGCGACCGCGTACTCGACGCCATGCGCCAGCATGGCGAGCTGACCGGCGTGCGCACCACCAACCTGGAGGACGCGACCGAGCTGCGCCTGGACATCGACGACCGCAAGGCCGCGGCCCTGGGCCTGTCGTACAGCGACATCAACAGCGTGCTCTCCAGCGCCATGGGGGGCACCTACGTGAACGACTTCCTGAACAACAGCCGCGTCAAGCGCGTCTACATCCAGGGCGACGCGCCGCACCGCATGCTGCCGCAGGACATCGCCAAATGGACGGTGCGCAACCAGAACGGCGAAATGGTGCCCTTCGGCGCCTTCTCCCGCACCTACTGGGCCTACGGCTCGCCGCAGCTCATGCGCTACAACGGCAGCCCGGCCTACGAGTTCGAGGGCCGCGCCGCGCCCGGCGTCAGCTCGGGCACGGCCATGCAGATCGTGGAAGACATCCTCAAGACCCTGCCGCCCGGCATTGGCTACGAGTGGACCGGCGCCTCGCTGCAGGAGCGCCAGTCGGGCGCGCAGGCACCGCTGCTCTACGCCATCTCGATCCTGTTCGTGTTCCTTTGCCTGGCGGCGCTGTACGAGAGCTGGACCGTGCCGCTGTCGGTGATGCTGGCCGTGCCGCTGGGCGTGGTGGGCGCGCTGCTGTTCACCTCGCTGCGCGGCCTGACCAACGACGTGTACTTCCAGGTGGGCCTGCTGACCACCGTGGGCCTGGCGGCGAAGAACGCCATCCTGATCGTCGAATTCGCCGTGCAGTTGCAGGAGCAGGGCCGGAGCGTGTTCGACGCCACGGTGGCGGCCGTGCGGCTGCGCCTGCGCCCCATCCTGATGACCTCGCTGGCCTTCGGCTTCGGCGTGATTCCGCTGGCCATCGGCACCGGCGCGGGCGCGGGCGGGCGCAACGCCATCGGCACGGCCGTGCTCGGCGGCATGGCCGCCTCCACGGTACTGGGCATCTTCCTGGTGCCGGTGTTCTTCCTGCTGGTGCGCAGCTGGTTCAAGAGCCGCTCGCGCCACGACGACGCACCGGAGAGCGCGGCATGA
- a CDS encoding phosphoethanolamine transferase has translation MQLLPTPPSQDDSPAPPLWRLALAWWFLCSPVLWMWPSGRTLLDTVVSAAVLAPVFLWRRAGQAAAWLLVLIGAVYLGYFLAVRSAPDEYFWFTLFGSHAQEAVEYAASWRWRDALWLLAWLAPAAAVAWWLARRARPVRRKAWRRVLALLGLVWVAWGVVSAFKGDSVEATLRKINRVYPVAMFESYARQQVASHQIFAVPRVAAPAAPARADLIVLVIGESASAHRWSLLGYGGHDTNAALRPLQADVQALPVLANGNNTALALPVLLSGQGLEHLPPQGLPTYLDWARAAGFRVATFSNQSTSGTAETFFHAAYRQRSDWYVNLPDGEYDGALTPLLQQALAEARASSQPLLVTVHTYGSHPRTGKRYPPERAHWDDVYDNSIAYASELLAQWIGLLQAEGQGRRAVLLYLSDHGLNLLDCGGNYTHGSARSAYEVPLLAWSNAAFRAAQPAWAAQLARHAQPAPDGLPRLDNRVFAATVADLLGYGSATGYPSLGAPQDAPEPLLGGQPYRARAQADACDVRAQGGPPH, from the coding sequence ATGCAGTTACTCCCGACCCCTCCCTCCCAGGACGATTCTCCGGCGCCGCCGCTGTGGCGGCTGGCGCTGGCCTGGTGGTTCCTGTGCAGCCCCGTGCTGTGGATGTGGCCCAGCGGGCGCACCCTGCTCGATACCGTGGTGTCGGCCGCGGTGCTGGCGCCGGTGTTCCTGTGGCGCCGCGCGGGGCAGGCGGCGGCGTGGCTGCTGGTGCTGATCGGCGCCGTGTACCTGGGCTACTTCCTGGCCGTGCGCTCCGCGCCCGACGAATACTTCTGGTTCACGCTGTTCGGCTCGCATGCGCAGGAGGCGGTGGAGTACGCCGCCTCGTGGCGCTGGCGCGATGCGCTGTGGCTGCTGGCCTGGCTGGCGCCCGCCGCCGCCGTGGCCTGGTGGCTGGCGCGGCGCGCGCGGCCGGTGCGGCGCAAGGCCTGGCGCCGCGTGCTGGCGCTGCTGGGGCTGGTCTGGGTGGCCTGGGGCGTGGTGTCGGCGTTCAAGGGCGACAGCGTCGAGGCCACGCTGCGCAAGATCAACCGCGTCTACCCCGTGGCCATGTTCGAGTCCTATGCGCGCCAGCAGGTGGCGTCGCACCAGATCTTCGCCGTGCCGCGCGTGGCCGCGCCCGCCGCGCCGGCGCGCGCCGACCTGATCGTGCTGGTGATCGGCGAGAGCGCCAGCGCGCACCGCTGGTCGCTGCTGGGCTACGGCGGGCACGACACCAACGCCGCCCTGCGCCCCCTGCAGGCGGATGTGCAGGCGCTGCCCGTGCTGGCCAACGGCAACAACACCGCGCTCGCGCTGCCCGTGCTGCTCAGCGGCCAGGGGCTGGAGCACCTGCCGCCGCAGGGCCTGCCCACCTACCTGGACTGGGCGCGCGCGGCGGGCTTCCGCGTCGCCACGTTCAGCAACCAGAGCACTTCGGGCACCGCGGAGACGTTCTTCCACGCCGCCTACCGCCAGCGCTCCGACTGGTACGTGAACCTGCCCGACGGCGAGTACGACGGCGCCCTCACCCCGCTGCTGCAGCAGGCGCTGGCCGAGGCGCGCGCCAGCAGCCAGCCGCTGCTGGTGACCGTGCACACCTACGGCAGCCACCCGCGCACCGGCAAGCGCTATCCGCCCGAGCGCGCGCACTGGGACGACGTGTACGACAACAGCATCGCCTACGCCAGCGAACTGCTGGCGCAGTGGATCGGCCTGCTGCAGGCCGAGGGCCAGGGCCGCCGCGCGGTGCTGCTGTACCTGTCCGACCACGGCCTGAACCTGCTCGACTGCGGCGGCAACTACACCCACGGCAGCGCGCGCAGCGCCTACGAGGTGCCGCTGCTGGCCTGGAGCAACGCCGCCTTCCGCGCCGCCCAGCCCGCCTGGGCCGCACAACTGGCGCGCCACGCGCAGCCCGCGCCCGACGGCCTGCCGCGCCTGGACAACCGCGTCTTCGCCGCCACCGTGGCCGACCTGCTGGGCTACGGCAGCGCCACCGGCTACCCCTCGCTGGGCGCACCGCAGGATGCGCCCGAACCCCTGCTCGGCGGCCAGCCCTACCGCGCGCGCGCCCAGGCCGATGCCTGCGACGTGCGCGCCCAGGGCGGGCCGCCGCATTGA
- a CDS encoding YbaK/EbsC family protein, protein MNDLPEGTQRVAAALKEAGHPHAPVMLDGAARTAQQAADALGVALGQIAKSIIFRRKSDDAAVLVITSGDRRVDEKKVDALVGKTGRADADFVKARTGFSIGGVSPVAHATPPVTLIDRELLRFDWIWAAAGHPHGVFQLRPQDLQGLTGAPLADVVQAP, encoded by the coding sequence ATGAACGATTTACCCGAAGGCACCCAGCGCGTGGCCGCCGCGCTGAAGGAAGCGGGCCACCCGCACGCCCCCGTGATGCTCGACGGCGCCGCGCGCACCGCGCAGCAGGCGGCCGATGCGCTCGGCGTGGCGCTGGGCCAGATCGCCAAGAGCATCATCTTCCGGCGCAAGAGCGACGACGCGGCGGTGCTTGTCATCACCTCCGGCGACCGGCGCGTGGACGAGAAGAAGGTCGACGCCCTGGTGGGCAAGACGGGCCGCGCCGATGCCGACTTCGTCAAGGCGCGCACCGGCTTCTCGATCGGCGGCGTCTCCCCCGTGGCCCATGCCACGCCGCCGGTGACGCTGATCGACCGCGAGCTGCTGCGCTTCGACTGGATCTGGGCGGCGGCGGGGCACCCGCACGGCGTGTTCCAGCTGCGTCCGCAGGACCTGCAGGGGCTGACCGGCGCGCCCCTGGCCGATGTGGTGCAAGCGCCATGA
- a CDS encoding efflux transporter outer membrane subunit → MTAKPLLCTAALLLAGCNLAPTHQTPPLPVPETVSAQDAPAQAGEAALQEAHGMQWLQAAELREVVALALTHNRDLRVAVENIEKARAQYGITRADLLPGVNAQAQASRARTAADLNASGSATLATQYTAQLGFASYELDLWGRVRNLNEAALQQFLQSQENQRNVRIGLVADVANAWLTLAADQARLQLARDTLASRAKALELTQRMHQLGATSGLVLAQNQTTVDTARGDVASTTAQVERDRNVLQLLAGGPVPERLLPTAQTLGLRESADVAALRPVPVPLPSSVLLQRPDVQAAESALRAMDANIGAARAALLPTISLTASMGTGSTELERLFSSGNGTWSFVPLVRLPLFDAGRNRAGVQVAESNQRIAVAQYEKAVQTAFRETADVLADRAQWSERLAAQASMVANTQKAFDLSDARFKAGVDNYLAVLDAQRSLYAAQQTLIGLRLSEQVNRVTLWKVLGGE, encoded by the coding sequence ATGACGGCGAAACCCCTTCTTTGCACGGCAGCGCTGCTGCTCGCGGGCTGCAACCTCGCGCCCACGCACCAGACGCCGCCGCTGCCCGTTCCGGAGACCGTCTCCGCCCAGGACGCGCCCGCGCAGGCGGGCGAAGCCGCCCTGCAGGAAGCCCACGGCATGCAGTGGCTGCAAGCGGCCGAGCTGCGCGAGGTCGTGGCCCTGGCGCTGACGCACAACCGCGACCTGCGCGTGGCGGTGGAAAACATCGAGAAGGCCCGCGCCCAGTACGGCATCACCCGCGCCGACCTGCTGCCCGGCGTCAACGCCCAGGCCCAGGCCAGCCGCGCCCGCACCGCCGCCGACCTGAACGCCAGCGGCAGCGCCACGCTGGCCACGCAGTACACGGCGCAGCTCGGCTTCGCCAGCTACGAGCTCGACCTGTGGGGGCGCGTGCGCAACCTGAACGAAGCGGCGCTGCAGCAATTCCTGCAAAGCCAGGAGAACCAGCGCAACGTGCGCATCGGCCTGGTGGCCGACGTGGCCAATGCCTGGCTCACCCTCGCGGCCGACCAGGCGCGCCTGCAACTGGCCCGCGACACCCTGGCCAGCCGCGCCAAGGCGCTGGAACTGACGCAGCGCATGCACCAGCTCGGCGCCACCTCGGGCCTGGTGCTGGCGCAGAACCAGACCACGGTGGACACCGCGCGCGGCGACGTGGCCAGCACCACCGCCCAGGTCGAGCGCGACCGCAACGTGCTGCAACTGCTGGCGGGCGGACCCGTGCCGGAACGCCTGCTGCCCACCGCCCAAACCCTGGGGCTGCGGGAATCGGCCGACGTGGCCGCGCTGCGCCCCGTGCCAGTCCCGCTGCCCTCCAGCGTGCTGCTGCAGCGCCCCGACGTACAGGCGGCCGAGAGCGCCCTGCGCGCCATGGACGCCAACATCGGCGCGGCGCGCGCGGCACTGCTCCCCACCATCAGCCTCACGGCCAGCATGGGCACGGGCAGCACCGAACTGGAGCGCCTGTTCAGCAGCGGCAACGGCACCTGGAGCTTCGTGCCGCTGGTGCGCCTGCCCCTCTTCGACGCGGGGCGCAACCGCGCCGGCGTGCAGGTGGCCGAAAGCAACCAGCGCATCGCCGTGGCGCAGTACGAGAAAGCGGTGCAGACGGCGTTCCGCGAAACCGCCGACGTGCTGGCCGACCGGGCGCAGTGGAGCGAGCGCCTGGCGGCCCAGGCCAGCATGGTGGCGAATACGCAGAAGGCGTTCGACCTGTCGGACGCGCGCTTCAAGGCCGGGGTGGACAACTACCTCGCGGTGCTGGACGCGCAGCGCAGCCTCTACGCCGCGCAGCAGACGCTGATCGGCCTGCGCCTGTCGGAACAGGTCAACCGCGTGACGCTGTGGAAGGTGCTCGGCGGGGAGTGA
- a CDS encoding efflux RND transporter periplasmic adaptor subunit: protein MLLLAGALGACSKQGEAPAPAEAAPEVGVVTLQQQNQRLDTALPGRTRASLSAEVRPQVSGILQKRLFTEGALVRQGQPLYQIDDAALRAAEASAQAALARAEASARTLEATARRNAELVKIDAISQQAHDESQAAAAQARSDVAVARASLETARINLKYSRIEAPIAGRTALSAVTPGALVTANQAGALTTIVQLDPLYVDFTQSSTELLQLQREIAAGRYARVDGDKIPVRIRLDDGTEYAHQGKLAFSGVIVNDTMGTVTLRAVVPNPKGELMPGMYVQALLPTALAPDALLVPQQSVTRDLTGRPSVLVVKAGDVVEKRDVALDRAIGSQWLVQDGLKTGERVVVEGFQRVKPGSAVRPVEMDMSAKAERKSPPGQPPASSSAAR, encoded by the coding sequence ATGCTGCTGCTCGCGGGCGCGCTCGGCGCCTGCTCGAAGCAGGGCGAGGCGCCCGCCCCCGCCGAGGCCGCGCCCGAGGTGGGCGTGGTCACGCTGCAGCAGCAGAACCAGCGGCTCGACACCGCGCTGCCCGGGCGCACGCGCGCCTCGCTGAGCGCCGAGGTGCGCCCCCAGGTCTCGGGCATCCTGCAAAAGCGCCTGTTCACCGAAGGCGCGCTGGTGCGCCAGGGCCAGCCGCTGTACCAGATCGACGATGCCGCGCTGCGCGCCGCCGAGGCCAGCGCCCAGGCCGCGCTGGCCAGGGCCGAGGCCAGCGCGCGCACGCTGGAGGCCACGGCCCGGCGCAACGCGGAGCTGGTGAAGATCGACGCCATCAGCCAGCAGGCGCATGACGAAAGCCAGGCCGCGGCGGCGCAGGCGCGCTCCGACGTGGCGGTGGCCCGTGCCAGCCTGGAGACCGCGCGCATCAACCTCAAGTACAGCCGCATCGAGGCGCCGATCGCCGGCCGCACGGCGCTGTCCGCCGTGACGCCCGGCGCGCTGGTCACGGCCAACCAGGCGGGCGCCCTGACCACCATCGTGCAGCTCGACCCGCTGTACGTGGACTTCACGCAGTCGAGCACCGAGCTGCTGCAGCTGCAGCGCGAGATCGCGGCGGGGCGCTACGCCAGGGTGGACGGCGACAAGATCCCCGTGCGCATCCGCCTGGACGACGGCACCGAATACGCGCACCAGGGCAAGCTGGCGTTCTCGGGCGTGATCGTCAACGACACCATGGGCACCGTCACGCTGCGCGCCGTGGTGCCCAACCCGAAGGGCGAACTCATGCCCGGCATGTACGTGCAGGCGCTGCTGCCCACGGCGCTGGCGCCCGACGCGCTGCTGGTGCCCCAGCAGTCGGTGACGCGCGACCTCACAGGCCGCCCCAGCGTGCTCGTGGTCAAGGCGGGCGACGTGGTCGAGAAGCGCGACGTGGCGCTGGACCGCGCCATCGGCAGCCAGTGGCTGGTGCAGGACGGCCTGAAGACGGGCGAGCGCGTGGTGGTGGAGGGCTTCCAGCGCGTCAAGCCGGGCAGCGCGGTCAGGCCGGTGGAAATGGACATGAGCGCCAAGGCCGAGCGCAAGAGCCCGCCCGGCCAGCCGCCCGCATCCAGCAGCGCGGCCCGGTAG